The genomic window GCCGTCGCCGCTCATCGCCCCTGCGTAAGATTCGGCCGGCGAATTCGACACCTGCCCGATCACCGAATCAACTTGTGCAGCAACTGTGGCGGCCAAGAAAAGAAGTGCGACAAAAGAAAGAATTATATTAAAACGAAAGGTCACGAACGCCTCCGAACAACACGGTCTGAACTATATCAACAACGGCCCGTTTAGGACATCAAAACATTGAATTTTAAGTGTTTAGACTAGTTTCTGCAAGCAAGTGCGATACTGTCGCATCAAGTTTCCGATTTCTACGCTGCTTTGGATGCCTCCCACAGCACCTTGGGTTGTAATTTTTGCGATCGAATATATCATTTAGCTTTAAGTAATTCGGGACTATGAGCAAAGGTCTCAGCTTCTTTATTTCGGCCGGCGAGGTGTCGGGTGACGCTCACGCGGAAAGGCTCGTCCGTGCCGTTATGGAACGCGCCGGAGCCTCGAACTGCCATTTTTCCGGTGCAGCAGGACCGAAAATGCGATCCGCAGGGGTGGAAGCGGTAGTGCGCTCGGATGAAATGGCCGTCATGGGTGTCGCCGAGATCGCGGCGGCATTGCCGATGTTCATCCGTGCATACAGGTCGCTGAGGGATTCAGCGATACAGCAAAAGCCCGATGCTGCGATACTTGTGGACTTCCCCGACTTCAATCTCCGGCTTGCGCGTTCGCTTAAGAAGGCTGGCATTCCGGTCATCTACTATATTTCGCCTCAATTGTGGGCGTGGCGAAGCTACCGCAGCCGCACGATCGGCAGGTACGTCGATCTGTTGCTGACGATACTTCCGTTCGAAAAGGATTGGTACGCACAGCGAGGAATACACCACGTCGAATATATCGGCCACCCTTTGACGGGTGAAGTGCGGCCGAAAATGGACCGAGCGGCGTTTCGTGCGTCGCACGGACTGAACGACGAACGGCCGCTGGTCGCACTGCTGCCCGGAAGCCGTCATGGCGAGATCGAACGCCACCTTCCGATCATTCTTGACGCGGTTGATATCATCTCGGCAAAGCGGCCCGAGATACAGTTCGCTATTGCCGCTGCCGGCAGCGGCCAGCTCGGCCAGATCAAAGCGATAATAAGCCGCTGCGAACACATTGATATACCGATCGTTGAAAACGAGACCTACGACCTCATTTCCTCTGCCGACGCGGCCATCGTCGCCAGCGGAACTGCAACGCTCGAAACGGGCATACTCGGCACACCGATGGTGATAATCTATCGCGGGTCTTCCCTGAATTACCGATTACTAAAGCCCTTGATAAACATAGATCATTACGGCCTGATCAATCTCATTGCGGGGCAACGCATCGTCCGTGAACTCATTCAAAATGATCTCGATCCGACTTCCCTTTCCGATGAGCTGCTGTCGCTTCTTGAGCCGCAACGCAACGCTGCGATCCGCGAAGAATTGCTCAGGGCCGCTGCTTCGTTAGGCACCGCCGGAGCTTCAGACCGTGCAGCGGAAGCGATCCTGAAATTCATCTCTCGCGTTCCGTAGGCTCGTTCGGCTTCCCACACTGTGCCCTTACAGAAAATTCGCGTCTGCGAACTTTATTGGAGATCTAATGCGCCCCGGCAACTTTTTCGCTGTGATTTGACATCATCTTGGGGCTTCCCTAAACTTGTTTATTCGCTCGCTTCGGGCGGATAACATCGCGGCCAGGTAGCTCAGTTGGTAGAGCAGCGGACTGAAAATCCGCGTGTCGGCGGTTCGATCCCGTCCCTGGCCACCATTCAGATAGTTCAAGTCTGCTTAACCGGCAGGCTTTTTTATTATTGCTGTAAGGTAAAGAAGTGTATTGCTGTTATGCTGCGCCTGCGACTGGCGTTCGGTATTGGCGGATGGTGTGGATAAGGACCGTTGCTATTATTATAGCGCCGCCGAGCAGTGCCCAGTTCGAGGGCTGTTCTCCGATAAAGAGAAACACCCAAACAGGATTGAGCAGCGGTTCGACAAAGCCGATGATCGATGCGTCGATAGGCCGCGTACCGCCGGAAATACCCTTTATGAAAAGAATGTAACTTATGCCGATCTGCACTATACCGAGAAACGCAACCGCAAAGACATCCTTTGTTGTCATCACCGGCAATGCACCGATACCGCTCGGCAGCATCACAATTGCAAGAAGCAGATTGCCGTAAACCACGGTCGCTACGGGTGCGGCTCCGCGACGCCCGGCAGCATTCTCCTTCTCGGTCGAAAATGCCGGATGCTTTAGTAACATTATGTAAAGGCCGAGGCAAATGCCGCTGCCGAGAGCGGCAATGTTCCCGCTGTAATCGCTGATCTCGAGTTTGCCCACGAAAAAGAGTGACATCCCGATAATGCACAGCACCACGGTGATCAGATCGCGCAAATGAAAACGTTCGCGAATTACGAATGGGGCAAGGATCAGAATATAGATCGGTGCCGTATATTGAAGAAAGATCGCATTCGCAGCGGTCGTGTGTTTCGTCGCCCACACAAAGAGGAAGAGCAGTCCGGCATAGAACAATGAGCAAAGCAGGCCGAATGCGTTGATCCTAAGGCCTTCCTTCCGCATTACGATCAGGACGGTAAGGCCCGCCAGCAGGCTGCGAAAGAATGTAACCTGATACGCATCGAGCGCGGTCAGTTTTATCAAAAGCCCGCCCGTACTCCAGATGAGCACGGCAGCTATAACGAGCCAAAAGGCGTTCTTTGATCCTCTTATCACTGACGAAAGACCCTCCGATCTCAGGTAACGATATCACCGCACGAATCAAGAAAGAAGAAGAGCACGAAGCGATGCTTCGTGCTCCTATAAATGTCCGCGGTCGGCAGCCTGTCACTCACCGGACAAGGCTTCTTTTACGATCTCGCGCAGACGCTTTGCCGATGTTGTATTCGGCTCGAGTTCAACCTCTTCAACGTCGCCTCGCACTTTCTTTCCGAATGTGCCGTTCCACGGCGGCACGACCAGCGTCGCATTGCCGTAAGCTCTTACTTGGCACGCAAGCCGCAGGAAAGGCTTTTCGTCCTCGGGCTGATCGTAACCGAAGACCTTCATAGCACGGCGTTCACGCGGCGCGACCTCCGAGAGTTTCTCCTGCCCGCCGATCACACCAACCCAACAAAGCCCGCAAGTTGCAGCGATACACTCAACCGGAACCGGCCCGTTCCAACAACGCGGATCCTTCTCCTGCCACGCCTGCGACTTATCCTGTGCCGCTGCGTGTGTGATCTCTTGGTCATAGAGTACAGAGAACTTGCCCTCGTAATCACGAGCAAGCACCCTGACCGAGTATTTCTTATCAACGGTCTTGAGAAATCCGAACATACCTTGGGAGTCATCCTTCGATCGTTCGGCCACGATCGCGTCGGGCGATCTCGCCATAAGGCCTTTAGGCTCTTCGATCTCATCACTTGCGGCAGTGAATGTTTCAAGCCCGACCTGGCGCATCGTCGCCAATCCGACCGCGGCGATGGCATTTACCAGAGTGCGGTCGATTCCCTTCTTCTCGGCTACCCGTATTGCCACTTCCTTGATGATCTCGGTCAGCTTTGCGTCATCGGCATTGAACTCCTCGGCCTCTTTCTCGACCGAGCATTTAACGGCCTTCCAATATCTGTGGCCATAGAGGAAGTGGTGCGACCCGGCAATGTGCGTAGCAAGGTCGAAATCGCCTTGAAGCTCCAGCTCTTTGATAGCCGCAGGCTGATCCTCGGCATCTGCGAGATATTCTCGCAGCTCCAGCGGATAGAAGCGGAACCAAATTTGTACCGCATTACGATCGACCTCATGGATCGCCGGAAGCAGCTCCTCTACCGCTTTGCGCCAATCTTCCTCAGTGAAATTGGATAGTACTGTCTCAAGTTTTGATATCATTTACGACACCTCTGTATGCAGCGATCTTGATCGATGCTCCAAAATTCCAACTTATCAAAAATCACGGCCAGTTCCAAACATCTAGTCAAGCGAATTCTGAAAAGCGGCGTGTAAAGCGGACGCCGTGCACAAAATAAATGGACGCAGGCAATAACAGCCCGCGCCCACTGCACGATCAAACACGCCTGTTAACGGCCCGACGCAAGCGTCACGCGGGCACTGGCGGCTTCGATCTGGTTTCGGATCGCCTCGGTCTCTTCAACTGACGAGCTTGCAGCCTCGGCAAGCTCCTTTTCAGCGGCGTCGAGAGCACGGCGTGCCTCTGCCGCATCAATATCGCCGGCTTTCTCGGCGGCATCGGCAAGCACGGCAACCTTGTTCGAGTTCACCTCAACAAATCCGCCCGACACAGCAAGCTTTTCGCTGCTTCCCTTGACGACATACGACATGATGCCCGGCTTTAACGCCGATACAAGCGGCGCGTGTTCAGGCAAAATGCCCGCTTCGCCCGATGCCGTCGGCACCGTTACCATATCAACATCAGCGTCCAGGACACGCTTTTCCGGTGTTACTATTTCCAACTTCAGCATTATCGTAGATCAGCTTAAGCCGCTGCAGCCATTTTCTTGGCTTTTTCACGGGCTTGCTCGATGGTTCCGACCATATAGAACGCCTGCTCAGGCATATCGTCGCAGTTTCCGTCGAGGATCTCCTTAAAGCCCTTGATAGTATCTTCAACCTTCACGTATTCGCCCTTGAGACCGGTAAACTGTTCTCCGACCGTGAACGGCTGCGAGAAGAATCGCTGGATCTTACGTGCGCGTGATACGGTAAGCTTGTCATCTTCTGAAAGCTCATCGAGGCCGAGAATAGCGATGATGTCCTGCAGGTCCTTATACCGCTGAAGTATCTTTTTGACCGACTGAGCTGTGTTGTAGTGCTCTTCGCCGACGACATCCGGACTAAGAATCGTGGAGTTCGAAGCAAGCGGATCAACCGCCGGGTAAATTCCAAGCTCGACGATCTGCCGCGACAGTGCGGTAACCGCATCAAGGTGCGCGAATGTAGTTGCAGGTGCCGGGTCGGTGTAGTCATCCGCCGGCACATAAACGGCCTGAATAGAAGTGATGGCGCCGGTCTTGGTTGACGTGATGCGCTCCTGCATCTCGCCCATCTCGGTCGCAAGCGTAGGCTGGTAACCGACCGCTGACGGCATACGTCCGAGGAGTGCCGACACCTCTGAACCCGCCTGTGTAAAGCGGAAAATATTGTCAACAAAGAACAGCACGTCGTTGCCTTGGTCGCGGAAATACTCGGCAACCGTGAGTCCTGACAGTGCGACACGCAGACGTGCTCCCGGCGGCTCGGTCATCTGGCCGTAAACGAGCGACACCTTTGAATCCTTGATCGACGCCTTGTCGACCTTTGAAAGATCGAATTCGCCGGTCTCTTCCATATGCTCGTTGAATTTATCGCCGAATTTGATGACCTTTGACTCTACCATTTCACGCAGGAGGTCGTTGCCTTCACGCGTTCGTTCGCCGACGCCGGCGAATACTGAGTAACCGTCACGCCCCTTAGCAACGTTGTTGATAAGCTCCATGATGAGAACCGTCTTGCCGACGCCCGCACCGCCGAAGAGGCCGATCTTACCGCCGCGAAGGAACGGCTGGACCAGATCGATGACCTTGATGCCCGTCTCGAACATCTCCTTCTTTGTCGCTTGCTCGGCAAATGTCGGTGCATGACGATGGATGGGGTATCGCGTTTCCGAATCAACAGGTCCGAGCTCGTCCACAGGCTCGCCGACCACGTTCATAACGCGGCCAAGCGTCGGTGTACCGACCGGTATCGTTATCGGCCCGCCAAGGTCGATAACCTTCATTCCGCGTACCATTCCGTCAGTAGGAAGCATCGAGACCGCACGCACGCGGCCCTCGCCGAGATGCTGCTGAACTTCGGCAATGACGTCGATCTTCTCGCCGTCAAAGCCGTCGCTCGTGATGCGCATCGCCTGATAGATCGGCGGCAAATAATTGTCTGAAAACTCTACGTCAACGACCGGGCCGATGATCTGTACGACCTTTCCGACTTGCCCGTTTTCTCCGTTAGCCATGTTTCTTTTATAGGTTCTCCTGCGATATATTGTTGAAAATTCAACGTACTTACAAAAGAGCAAGGATAGCACAGTCGTTGTTTCGTGTCCAAAGCCGCAGGCAGTTGAACATTGACAGCGAAACGCAGTTCTTGTAGCCTCAAGGCATATACTATCAGCATCGGCGTTCACAGCCGCCTATTGCATATTTGAAGAAGCTCGAACTACCACCGCAGGGACTGAACACGCTTTTTGGCGTTCAGGACCAGAACATCAAATATCTCGAATCACTGCTCGATGTAAATATCGGCACGCGCGGCAGCGAGCTCGTCATCGACGGCGATCCGAAGGATATCGAGACCGTTCAGCAAATCCTGCACGATTTCGGCGAACTATTTGCCGACGGCAGCACGTTCACCGACAAGGAACTTAAAGACGCATTCAAGCAGATCGCAGAGGACCGCGCATATAGCCTCAAAGATCATTTTCAGAAGGCCAGATTTAACCCTTCGGGGAAGAAGACCGTCGCGCCAAAGACCGCAAATCAGCGTAAATACCTTGATGCGATCGCAAAGAATGACCTCGTTTTCGGGATCGGCGTTGCAGGAACGGGCAAGAGCTTTCTGGCGGTCGCGATGGCGGTCGATGCACTGTTCAAGAAACAGGTGAGCCGCATTATCTTGACACGTCCGGCGGTCGAGGCGGGCGAGCGGCTCGGATTCCTGCCCGGCGACCTGCAGGACAAGGTCGATCCTTACCTGCGGCCGCTTTACGATGCGTTGTTCGACCTTGTCGATTCGGAAAAGGTTACGAAGATGCTCGAAAAACGCATCATCGAGATCGCTCCGCTGGCATTTATGCGCGGCCGCACGCTCTCGGATGCGTTCATCATCCTCGACGAAGCTCAGAACACCACAAGCGAGCAGATGAAGATGTTCCTCACGCGCATCGGCTTTGGGTCAAAGGCTGTCGTTACCGGCGACAAAACACAGATCGACCTGCCGCGCGGCCAACGAAGCGGCCTGAAGGAGGCCGAGGTCGTCCTGAAGGACATCGATATGATCGACTTCGTCTATTTCGACGAGAAGGACGTCGTCCGCCATAAGCTCGTCCAGATGATCGTCAAAGCGTACGAAGCCCACTCAAATGAAACTATGAATGAGGATCTGAGAACGTAAAATGCGGTCCTCAACCCTTCGATCTTTCCTGTTCACTATTCACTGTTGACTTTCTTCGTATGATCGACGTCATCAATCTTCAACGCAAGGTCAAGTTGGACATTGTTCCCATTCGGGCATTCGCGGCAGCTCTCTCCGCGGATGTGGCAGAGAGCAAAGGCGGAGCTTTCTCGGTCGCTTTCATTTCCGATAAACGAATGCGTCAGCTGAACCAAACCTTTCGCGGAAAAGACACGACCACCGACGTGCTTTCTTTCCCGATGTCGGAACCGCCTGCGTTAGCGGGCGGCCAGTCTGTTGATGACGATCCGGCGAACTGGCCCTCCGCTCACGCAGAGGGTTCTGACTGGCCTGCGAACAATCTCGGCGACATCGTTATCTCCGCCGAACAGGCCGAACGGCAGGCGGCCGAGAACGGCCTTTCACTCGACACCGAGATCAAACAGCTCATCCTGCACGGCCTGTTACATCTTTGCGGTTACGATCACGAGATCGACGACGGCGAGATGAACGCCCGCGAACTCGAACTCCGCAAACGGCTCGGCATCTGATCCATCACGGTGCAGAGCAGCTTCCGGCGATTCAGATCCACTCCGAAGCGACGCAGCATCCTTTCAACACAGTTTGGTGTCGGCCGGCGATCGTCCTGAAGAAAGTCAGACGATATTCGCCTACATGAGCGTCATGTGTATGTTATTCTCGTAGTTATGGTTGAAGGAAATAAAACCGCTGACGCCTGCGTGATGATAATTTTCGGCGCGACGGGCGACCTTACGAAACGCAAGCTCCTGCCTGCTCTTTACAACCTCGCAAAGGGCGACTTTCTGCCGCACAAATTCGCGATCGTCGGCGTCGGCCGTCAGGAAATGAGTACTGACGAGTTTCGCGCGCACGTCGAAGGCATTCTCAAAGAGTTCGTGCCGAAAGGCCCCGAAGCCGACATTCTCAAATGGTTCACCGAACGCTCTTTCTACACCGGCGGCGACTTTGACGACGACAAGAATCTCTTTGGTGATCTCAAATCGATGCTCGCCGATGTTACCACGCAGCTTCAGATACCTGAGAATTACTTCTTTTATCTCGCAACGCCGCCGCAGCTGTTTGCCGATGTTACGCAAAAGGTTATCAAGAACGGCATCGGCAAGGAGGAGAACGGCAACTGGCGACGGTTCGTTTATGAGAAGCCGTTCGGCCGCGATCTCGAATCGGCAAAGCAGCTCAACCGCGACCTGCTGCGGCTCGTCAAAGAGGATCAGATCTACCGCATCGATCATTACCTCGGCAAAGAGACAGTGCAGAACATTTTGGTATTCCGCTTCGGCAACTCGATCTTTGAGCCGATATGGAACCGCAACTATGTCGATCACGTTCAGATCACCGTGGCGGAAACGCTCGGCGTCGAACAACGCGGCGGATACTACGATTCGGCAGGGGCGCTTCGCGATATGCTGCCGAATCACCTTTTCCAACTCGTAACGCTAACTGCGATGGAGCCGCCGGTTTCCTTCGCCGCAGACGCGGTGCGCGATGAGCAGTCAAAGATACTCCACGCGATCACGCCGTTCACCGACGAAGACGTGATCCGGAAGACCGTTCGCGGACAATACGGAGCCGGCAAGATCGGCGGCGATACCGCGGCCGCATATCGCGACGAACCGCTTGTCGCTCCGCATTCGAACACCGAAACGTACGTCGCCCTAAAGCTCTCGATCGACAATTGGCGTTGGGCAGGCGTCCCCTTCTATCTCAGGACGGGCAAGCGCCTCAACCAGCGATATTCGAGCATAATCGTACAGTTCAAGGCCGCGCCGTTCGTGCTTTTCCGCGATACGCCGATGGAGCGGCTCACCACGAACCGCATCGTCCTGCATATTCAGCCGGACGAGGGTATTACACTCCATTTCGGTGCAAAGATACCCGGCCCGATCGTTAACATGGGTGCGGTCGATATGGACTTCAATTATCTCGACCACTTTGGCGAACAGGTCGCGACCGGCTACGAACGGCTTTTGTATGACTGTATGATCGGCGATGCAACGCTTTTCCAACGTGCGGATCAGATCGAAGCGGGCTGGAGCGTTGTTCAGCCCATCCTCGACGTGTGGACCGCTCTCGCACCGCGTGATTTCCCCAACTATGCCGCCGGAACTTGGGGGCCCGGCGCCGCAGATACGCTCCTTCAGAACGACGGCCGCGTTTGGAAGAATGTTGAATAGGAAAAAAGGCCCCGAGAACAGCGATGCCTCAGCGGTTCCGCTTCACTGCGTGGCCCATCTTGTCTGAAAGGTCGTAGATCGTGCGCAGCGGCATTATATTGAATAGCTTGTAGTTGCCGACCGCAGCCAACCCGGCCGAAGCGATGCAGCCGCACTTCGAACAGTCGGGATCTCCGCCGAATTGACATGGCTTTACACGCGTTTTGAGATCTGCCGTGAGATTCAGCGTAGTTCTCGAAAAGATGCATTCGTCGGGCGAATTCGGCGGCCGCCTGTAACCTTCTGCGATCAGATCTGAGAAGACAAGCTTCGGGTAACTTTCACGAAGCCGAAGAAACTCGACGATCATTTTCTCCTTCAGTTCATCGCCCAATATCTCGGCATCATGCGCACCCATCTGCGGCGTAAAAAAGCTGATCCATATATGCCGCACTTCCGGCTGCTGCGACCAAAAACTCACGAATTCCTCGTAATAGCCTTCCCGCATCGCAGTTTGTGATGTTACCGTGCAGTGAACGGTTATCGAAGCATCTTTGATATTGCGCAATATACGCTCGTATGTCGCGGGCTTTCGGCGGGCATCGTGTTCGGGCTGCAGTCCGTCGATCGAGACCACGAGGTAGAGGCCGCCGATCTTTGCCCATTCCTTCGGTATTTCGCGCACCGCACTTGTTACTACTTGAACGGCGATACCGCGTTCGGACAGTTGCGGCAGAAGTGTGTTAAGTTCACGGAATCGAACAAGCGGTTCGCCGCCGACGATCGAAAGATGAAGCGGTTTATGGTGATCGACAAGATCAAGGACGCCGTCGATGAGGCTCTCGCCCTTTAGGTCGGAAAGTTCACGAAGAGGGCCCGCACCGTTAAGATGTTCCGGTTCATACGCGTAACAGCCCGGACAACGCAGCGGGCACTCGCGGGTTATTTCGATCGAAAGCGACGGATATTTGCCGGATAGAATTTTTCCCCAAGCCTTGACGACATCTAGTTTATTCAGAGACCCTCCTCAGCTTGGATAGTTCGGCGACACTTGCGGGAAGTGCACAAATCAATCGGCCGCATATCCAAGGATTATACGGGATGCACGAGACAATGGAAAGGTAGGCATACGGCAAGGCCGCCGCGTGAGTCGTTTAGCAATGCAGACCGTAGAAAAATGTGCCAATCAATTTCTAAAATGTTAAGATTTCACGAGAGAATCACGTAAAATGCCCGACAATACGGCGAACGACATCAGTATCCTTCTCAACGCGGCCGGCGATGGGAGCAATTCGGCCGGGGACGCGATGCCAAAGCCCGTTCATTTCAGCCGCTGCCCGCGAGCGGCGGATGTGTTGAATGAACGTTCCGATCATACGCTGCCGTTCTGACTATGGAGATCGAACTACTATTTGCCGGCATCCTGCTGATCATGTTGGTCTTTCTCTCGACCGTAGATATCGCATTCTCGCATCTCTCGGATGTCGGACTGCGGCGGCTGTCGTTTGATGAGGACTCGGCCGATCACAATAAGGCAGCCGTGTTCCTGCGCGAAGTGCTGGAGAATCGTTCTCAATTCCGCTTCCTTATCTCATCCGCAAACCAGGTCGTGCTGATGGCGTTTGCGATACTTATCACCCACATCCTGATCCGCGTCACCGAGCGCGAAACTCTGATATTCGCCGCTGCGATCGCCGCCGTGCTGCTGGTTGCAATAGTTTTCCGGCAGATCGTTCCGCGTATGATACTTAGAAGCTCGCCGGAAAAGAGGATCGTGATGCTGATCCCGATCGTCCGGCCGCTTTATAGCTTTTTGTCCTTATTCGTGAGGCCGTTCATATCGTACCAAAGTTCGCGTGAGACACGCCTTGATACAACGACCACGCCCGACACGTTCGATGAACGCGACGACGAGAATAACTCTGACGACCTGCAGGCTCTGATCGAGGTCGGCGAGGCCGAGGGCATAATCGAGAAAGAAGAGCGTGTGATGATCGAAACGATGGTCGAATTCAGCGAGACACGCGCGGGCGAGATCATGACGCCGCGAACCGAGATCGTAGCCGTTCCGATCGGAACGCTGATAAAGAATGCACGCGACATGATGATCGAAGAGCGCGTGTCGCGTCTGCCGGTCTATGGCGGTAGCATCGACAATATCGAGGGCATCCTGTACGTGCGCGACCTTCTTGCGGCCCTTGCCACCGGGCGTAAAGAACACACTGTCGAGACGATAATGCGTGACGCCTACCTCGTACCCGAGACAAAAACTGCAAGCGAGCTCCTTAAGTCAATGCAGCGTGAACACGTCCAGATCGCAGTCGTGATCGATGAATACGGCGGCGTCGCGGGCCTGATCACGGTGGAGGATCTCATTGAAGAGATCGTCGGCGAGATCGAAGATGAGGACATTGAACAGGATGAGGTCGTCGAGATACGCGAACTCGATAACGGCTGTTACGATGTGCTCGGGTCAACAGAGGTCGAGCGCGTCGAGGAGCTTTTTGACCTTGAACTCGAGGGCGACGACTATACGACCATTGCCGGCCTTGTCGTTACCGAGGCAGGTTATGTACCGAAGGTCGGCGAAAGGCTAAGCGTCAAGGGGCTAGACGTCGAGATACTGGAAGCGGACGAAAAGCGGCTAACGCTTCTCCGCCTTTGCCATTCATCGCCCGAAGATGAAGGATCGGCCGGCGGCTAGATCGGCTAATGCTTATTGTCGGTGCGCCTCTGATATACTCGGAATGTCGAATATGAAACTGCACGCAAATACAGACGATGGCACCGTCGAGATCGAGATCACGCGCGACGGCCGCAGCGTTACCGCAAAGGTGGATGGTCGTGAATATCAACTCGACGCCTCGCAGCCCGAACGCGGTGTCTATCTGCTGAAGCACGGCAGCAAGGTCTTTCAGGCGGCGGTAACATCGGATAGCGGTACGAGCATTGAGATCAACGGCAATAGCTACGATGTCGCGATCCACGATCCGCGAAAACTTCGCAGCAACGCAGGCGATGCGCAACAGAACGACGGGCGTGCGGAGATCAAGACCGCAATGCCGGGTAAGGTCGTCCGCATCCTTAGATCCTTGAATGAAACTGTCGCGAAAGGCGACGGCCTTATCGTTGTCGAGGCGATGAAAATGCAGAATGAAATGCGATCGCCAAAGGATGGTATCGTGGCCGCGATAAACACTTCCGAAGGTGAAACGGTCAACGCCGGCGAAGTTCTGCTTGTGGTCGAGTGATCATAACTTTGTCCCGCAGTACTTGCAATGAACAGCGTCCATATCATGCCCTTCGGCGTGGCACTCGGCACAGAGTTGCGTAGAAGCAGATTTTGACGCTTTGATCAATTCCCTTGTGAAAATGCCGGTCGGCACCGCAATTATTCCGTAGCCCATCACCATCACGATCGACGCAAGAAATTTCCCGAGCAGCGTTTGCGGTGAAAGGTCGCCGTAGCCGACGGTCGTCAGCGTTACGACCGCCCAATACACGCTTGTCGGCAGATCGACAAAGCCATGCTCCTCGCCCTCGACTACATACATCAGCGAGCCGACCACAATTGCGATCGAAAGTATCGCAACGACAAAGACGCTTATCTTATGCTTGCTCGTCCTGAGTGCGGCAACGATAACGCGGCTCTCCGATACATACTTGGAAAGTTTGAGAACGCGAAAGATCCGCAGCAGCCTTAAAACGCGGATCGTGAGCAGATACTGGGTTCCCGGAACAAAAAGGCTGATATAGCTCGGTAATATCGCAAGAAGATCAACAAGGCCGTAGAAGCTGAACACATATCGAAACGGGCGCCTCGACGAGATCAAACGAAGAACGTATTCGATCGAGAAGAGTACAGTGAGTATCCATTCGATGATGTGCAGTTCATCGAGATAGACATCGCGAATACTTCTTACGCTTTCCAGAAAAACCGCAACGAGGCTAATGAGGATAAGCGCTATTACGGTGATGTCGAAAAAGCGGCCCGCCGGCGTCTCGGCCTCGAAAACTATCTC from Chloracidobacterium sp. includes these protein-coding regions:
- a CDS encoding biotin attachment protein, with the protein product MSNMKLHANTDDGTVEIEITRDGRSVTAKVDGREYQLDASQPERGVYLLKHGSKVFQAAVTSDSGTSIEINGNSYDVAIHDPRKLRSNAGDAQQNDGRAEIKTAMPGKVVRILRSLNETVAKGDGLIVVEAMKMQNEMRSPKDGIVAAINTSEGETVNAGEVLLVVE
- the zwf gene encoding glucose-6-phosphate dehydrogenase; amino-acid sequence: MVEGNKTADACVMIIFGATGDLTKRKLLPALYNLAKGDFLPHKFAIVGVGRQEMSTDEFRAHVEGILKEFVPKGPEADILKWFTERSFYTGGDFDDDKNLFGDLKSMLADVTTQLQIPENYFFYLATPPQLFADVTQKVIKNGIGKEENGNWRRFVYEKPFGRDLESAKQLNRDLLRLVKEDQIYRIDHYLGKETVQNILVFRFGNSIFEPIWNRNYVDHVQITVAETLGVEQRGGYYDSAGALRDMLPNHLFQLVTLTAMEPPVSFAADAVRDEQSKILHAITPFTDEDVIRKTVRGQYGAGKIGGDTAAAYRDEPLVAPHSNTETYVALKLSIDNWRWAGVPFYLRTGKRLNQRYSSIIVQFKAAPFVLFRDTPMERLTTNRIVLHIQPDEGITLHFGAKIPGPIVNMGAVDMDFNYLDHFGEQVATGYERLLYDCMIGDATLFQRADQIEAGWSVVQPILDVWTALAPRDFPNYAAGTWGPGAADTLLQNDGRVWKNVE
- a CDS encoding ion transporter; this encodes MQNEKEAYVGSRLRERLYEIVFEAETPAGRFFDITVIALILISLVAVFLESVRSIRDVYLDELHIIEWILTVLFSIEYVLRLISSRRPFRYVFSFYGLVDLLAILPSYISLFVPGTQYLLTIRVLRLLRIFRVLKLSKYVSESRVIVAALRTSKHKISVFVVAILSIAIVVGSLMYVVEGEEHGFVDLPTSVYWAVVTLTTVGYGDLSPQTLLGKFLASIVMVMGYGIIAVPTGIFTRELIKASKSASTQLCAECHAEGHDMDAVHCKYCGTKL
- a CDS encoding radical SAM protein, with the translated sequence MNKLDVVKAWGKILSGKYPSLSIEITRECPLRCPGCYAYEPEHLNGAGPLRELSDLKGESLIDGVLDLVDHHKPLHLSIVGGEPLVRFRELNTLLPQLSERGIAVQVVTSAVREIPKEWAKIGGLYLVVSIDGLQPEHDARRKPATYERILRNIKDASITVHCTVTSQTAMREGYYEEFVSFWSQQPEVRHIWISFFTPQMGAHDAEILGDELKEKMIVEFLRLRESYPKLVFSDLIAEGYRRPPNSPDECIFSRTTLNLTADLKTRVKPCQFGGDPDCSKCGCIASAGLAAVGNYKLFNIMPLRTIYDLSDKMGHAVKRNR
- a CDS encoding HlyC/CorC family transporter; its protein translation is MEIELLFAGILLIMLVFLSTVDIAFSHLSDVGLRRLSFDEDSADHNKAAVFLREVLENRSQFRFLISSANQVVLMAFAILITHILIRVTERETLIFAAAIAAVLLVAIVFRQIVPRMILRSSPEKRIVMLIPIVRPLYSFLSLFVRPFISYQSSRETRLDTTTTPDTFDERDDENNSDDLQALIEVGEAEGIIEKEERVMIETMVEFSETRAGEIMTPRTEIVAVPIGTLIKNARDMMIEERVSRLPVYGGSIDNIEGILYVRDLLAALATGRKEHTVETIMRDAYLVPETKTASELLKSMQREHVQIAVVIDEYGGVAGLITVEDLIEEIVGEIEDEDIEQDEVVEIRELDNGCYDVLGSTEVERVEELFDLELEGDDYTTIAGLVVTEAGYVPKVGERLSVKGLDVEILEADEKRLTLLRLCHSSPEDEGSAGG